The Candidatus Effluviviaceae Genus V sp. genome has a window encoding:
- a CDS encoding ECF transporter S component has protein sequence MTTATLTGTALLLAMGVALPIVFHMVPLGGRILLPMHLPAFLAGLLLGPFSGLVVGAGSPVLSMLVTGRPPVFYMLPMLFELATYGLVAGLLRPRFERLLGDPAEEVVPGRRSPAAVVLALLCAMITGRAVWVLVVVWLAPVLGIEARGVTAALAALGAGWIGMLIQLILIPSLVAAIERTRRA, from the coding sequence ATGACCACAGCGACGCTGACCGGCACGGCGCTCCTTCTCGCGATGGGGGTCGCGCTCCCGATCGTCTTCCACATGGTGCCCCTGGGCGGCAGGATCCTGCTGCCCATGCATCTCCCGGCGTTCCTCGCGGGGCTTCTGCTCGGCCCGTTCTCCGGACTCGTCGTAGGCGCGGGCTCGCCGGTCCTCTCGATGCTCGTCACCGGCCGGCCGCCCGTCTTCTACATGCTACCGATGCTCTTCGAGCTCGCGACCTACGGACTGGTCGCGGGTCTCCTCCGGCCGCGCTTCGAACGGCTCCTCGGCGACCCGGCGGAGGAGGTCGTCCCGGGCCGTCGTTCGCCCGCGGCGGTCGTCCTCGCGCTCCTCTGCGCCATGATCACGGGCCGCGCCGTCTGGGTGCTGGTCGTCGTCTGGCTCGCGCCGGTTCTGGGCATCGAGGCGCGGGGAGTCACGGCCGCGCTGGCCGCGCTCGGCGCCGGGTGGATCGGCATGCTCATTCAGCTCATCCTCATCCCGAGCCTCGTCGCGGCGATTGAGCGCACCCGCCGGGCGTGA